gacttcagtgtcaacccgtatcggtccagttccttccatttttccttccctgtactaccacatgttttccgcaaggaatatggcttagtaagttgcaaaccgctttcttggtacacaccaaaaggagaggccgtgatgatggttccatggccctggattaaagccagtcatccggtcaggggcatgggtgtttccggttgggaccgagaggggggcaccccttagagcgcgcgtatataaatttgatcccatgctattcgagattgtgatctccccgtctcaaaagtttttcttggacgatgtctaaggtgattcctggcatcgagaggtaggatgggtgtgtactggctacctgtgttttcttccgaaagaccgtaaacggaactagtccttcgtgactacgaaaatccgttggctgtgggaaaaattttcgtacaaactctgcagagtcatatattcctttgaatcatctattccttgtccaagttcggtattatcttatcctgacaaatgtcagatttgatgacagagactccggtgaatcacatgagtgctaagtccggttaaatgtttattcctgtggatggactaacccgtttattatcatgaattgaatatttattatgagtattatttacttgtgaataaaagccctttctgcgatgtcgctcagacgtccgactgtggcattgttattatttactttcaataaaagtcctttctgcgatgtcgctcagacgtccgactgtgacattgttattatttactttcaataaaagccctttctgcgatgtcgctcagacgtccgactgtggcattgttattatttactttcaataaaagccctttctgcgatgtcgcttagacgtccgactgcggcagtactgttatttactttcaatataagccctttctgtgatgtcgccccgacgtccgactgtgacacgcatgtcttttatttttagttaagccctttacgtggtgtcgcttagacgcccgactgcggcatgatcttTATTTATCtgttcacccttcgaggcgtcgctacACCCGATCGGTTTCCTATTATTTCTTTTTGTTGggttttcaggcggactaccgccgattccctttttacttaccttgcTTGCTAAATTTTGAATGTGCATTGgtaaattaatcatgacgcatccatgcatgcatttgttatatcttatgtccaaactgtcttgcgagtactttcaaagtactcgcctggcttgttgatttggccagatgctgacgaaggcgacctcatggatgaagaatttgatagcgagtttgacgcctagaggaatcccagtcagtctcgtgcgaccctgaatttggtcactgtattatatccgcttccgctagcaaataaattcattgagcctcacctcgacgctcgatgagatgccagttttagagtcatgtatctcaGTCCCCACTGTGATTTtccaccaccctatcctcgagtcagtagtatgcctccacaccactgtgtcatatccgccattatgtataattattggcgtgcttgtaataatttggttgagcaaccgtagctcgaccctgtaatatattttatgctactggcttattgtatcaagaatttgtctaccagtaaggaggatttttctcatactggactcaaaagattggtttttcaataaatatttttattggaaaaccggtcgtgacagctcTGCCGGTCGCAGAAAAATCACCGCTCGTCCCAAGGAAAAACAAACTCGCCGGTCGTAGCTATTTGTTCGTCGCCGGTGTTGCGTAGTAGAAAATGGCAGCGCCGTTTGTAGCAAAAATGCAACCAGCTGTAGCAAAAAAAAGGGCAGCGTTGGTGCGTGGTAGCAAAACAATTTGCGGGTTGTAGCAAAACGCCGGCGTGGTTGTAGTAAAAAATCGACGCCGGCGATGCGTCGTAGCAAAAAGTCGGCGTGGTTGTAGCAAAACGAGATGCAGATTGTAGCATCACGTACGGTGCTTGTAGCAGGGAAGTGCTGGTCGGAGTAGCGCTGCCGTCCTCGAACTGCGAATCATGATCACTGTGGTCACCATGGTCGCCCTCGAAGTGGAGAAAATTCATTCCAGCAAAACGCCACGGCTGGTTGCAGTAAAACGACGCCCTCGCGACAGCAATTCCAGCAAATTTGATTGCCGGTTCCAGCAAATCTTGACACTGGTTCCAGCAAATATGAACGCCAGTTCCAGCTTTATCACGGCATACCCGTTGCAGCTTCTGTGGCCCCGGTCGCAGCTTTTCTGCCGCCCGGTTCCAGCTTTTCCATGGCCCGTTGTAGCATGGTTTGCCGCAGCCGTTGTAGCACGCATGGCTGGTAGTCCTGCTAGTCGCTGCTTTGCTTCCAGGGGAGGAGGGCGCCCCGTGCAGCAGCAATAGCAGCTCCACCACGACGATGTGGCTTCGTGGGGAGGGAGGCGCCCCgtgctgcagcagcagcagcaaatggCGTAGGAGAAAAATAGATAGGCAGGAGCAGCGGCGTGGGCAGGACAGGAAGAAAAGGGATAAGGAAGCAGGGCGGTGTGCGGCCAGCAGTCGCGCTGAAGAGGATAAGGGAGCAGGGCGGTGTGCGGGGCCCTTGTGGGGATGACGTGTCCCTTCCTGCGTTAGCGCTACGCGCGGTGTGAGTGAGTCGACCGACCGAAGTTTGGACCGGTGCGCCAGGTACACGCATTTACCTTGATTTAATGCACCGCGCGATGACCTGATTCAGTATGTGCTAGCGGCCGCCGAACCAATTGCAAGGAATTGTCTTTTGGTGATGTCCGAGTCATTATCACATGCTCAACTTACTACCTTGGTTATTTCACTATGGGCTATCTAG
The Triticum dicoccoides isolate Atlit2015 ecotype Zavitan chromosome 3A, WEW_v2.0, whole genome shotgun sequence genome window above contains:
- the LOC119271961 gene encoding uncharacterized protein LOC119271961, which gives rise to MAELCVAGLDSNEGESRLLAAHRPASLSLFFLSCPRRCSCLSIFLLRHLLLLLQHGAPPSPRSHIVVVELLLLLHGAPSSPGSKAATSRTTSHACYNGCGKPCYNGPWKSWNRAAEKLRPGPQKLQRVCRDKAGTGVHICWNQCQDLLEPAIKFAGIAVARASFYCNQPWRFAGMNFLHFEGDHGDHSDHDSQFEDGSATPTSTSLLQAPWLHFCYKRRCHFLLRNTGDEQIATTGEFVFPWDER